From Labrus bergylta chromosome 22, fLabBer1.1, whole genome shotgun sequence, one genomic window encodes:
- the cideb gene encoding cell death activator CIDE-B — MDSTSSFIKSVTKRVWSPPQRPFRVCAHNRETRKGITAGTLEELKERVCQALLLSLSAVSLSLVCEDDGTEVDSDEFLITLPDNTMLMALEPGQTWRPPSGAVVSKSQDHNKPRTGKDIARVTFDLYRMSPKDLFGSLSVKATFQGLYSVSADFQCLGPKKILRETLRVASALLAAAGHLLITSASMIRRIIEGAELWQPQRTEYTARWN, encoded by the exons ATGGATTCCACATCATCATTTATCAA atctGTGACAAAGCGAGTATGGTCTCCACCCCAGCGTCCTTTCAGAGTTTGTGCTCACAACAGGGAGACGAGGAAGGGCATCACAGCGGGGACCCTGGAGGAGCTGAAAGAGAGG GTGTGCCAGGCGTTGCTGCTGtccctgtctgcagtgtctctgtctctggtttGTGAGGATGACGGCACAGAGGTGGACTCTGATGAGTTCCTCATAACCCTGCCAGACAACACCATGCTCATGGCCCTGGAGCCCGGACAgacatggagaccaccatct GGTGCAGTCGTGTCCAAATCTCAAGACCACAACAAGCCGAGGACCGGGAAAGACATAGCTCGTGTCACCTTTGACCTTTACAGGATGAGCCCCAAAGACCTCTTTGGTTCCCTGAGTGTGAAGGCCACATTTCAAGGCCTGTACTCTGTGAGCGCTGACTTTCAGTGTCTGGGACCTAAGAAGATCCTCAG agaaaccCTCCGTGTGGCCTCCGCCCTCCTCGCAGCTGCTGGACACCTGCTTATCACCTCTGCCTCCATGATCCGCCGTATCATCGAGGGGGCCGAGCTTTGGCAGCCGCAGAGGACCGAGTACACAGCCAGATGGAACTga
- the homezb gene encoding homeobox and leucine zipper encoding b → MRNTQTADGGPPIVRQNTPDAPAETLSEINSIPMSFTMNQSIAICLPVVSDSQRLIWVHSNQMEQNLEAAAELGKAFDKFPYLTQKQTAALAGRCSLHPDHVKVWFMVQRLRFGISWDYRDIRMVRNQFKSNQGKKKEEKTDGGEKKTRKVDDKKSGMVGENVRAYEQMEKNMKLEQQMKKEKDGKVKEDEKGTRRKRKRRKVTAKMGETQIKQGNRYEGTRCWPFNSFDEPSLADSQSEPLKRVDPKPSSTLNAHDTTGKTTMSAKLEEEEHAKSSNPGDTVTDVDKLKMLIDANDNPIMDQHAEEKVTLPAKIRCPAKTQTQVEMMRMAFLHCQYPDSNEYEHLSLLIGIPRYLLVQWYGDTRYLIKKGRPRWMSEEQHCRTLANVKYRQYQKKLERLQKVESP, encoded by the exons ATGAGGAATACGCAGACAGCCGATGGAGGACCCCCCATTGTCAGACAAAACACACCTGATGCtcctgcagagactctgtctgAAATCAACAGTATCCCAATGAGCTTCACTATGAACCAGAGCATAGCCATTTGTCTGCCTGTGGTCTCTGATAGTCAGAGGCTTATATGGGTTCACTCAAACCAGATGGAACAAAATCTGgaagctgctgcagagctgGGTAAGGCGTTTGATAAATTTCCATAcctcacacagaaacagacagctGCACTAGCTGGGCGATGCTCCCTGCACCCTGACCATGTGAAGGTGTGGTTCATGGTCCAGAGGCTCCGCTTTGGCATCAGCTGGGACTATAGAGACATCCGGATGGTTCGGAACCAGTTCAAGTCAAATCaggggaagaaaaaagaggaaaaaactgacggtggagagaaaaaaacacgaAAAGTGGACGATAAAAAGTCTG GGATGGTGGGAGAGAATGTGAGGGCTTATGAACAAATGGAGAAAAACATGAAGCTGGAGCAACAaatgaagaaagagaaggatGGAAAAGTCAAGGAAGACGAAAAGGGTACTCGGAGAAAGCGGAAAAGGAGGAAAGTGACGGCCAAGATGGGAGAGACACAAATAAAGCAAGGGAATAGATATGAGGGGACGAGATGTTGGCCATTCAACAGCTTTGACGAGCCTTCCCTCgctgacagccaatcagaaccACTGAAGAGAGTTGACCCTAAACCCTCTTCCACCCTAAATGCTCATGACACTactggaaaaacaacaatgtcgGCTAAGCTGGAGGAAGAAGAGCATGCAAAGTCATCAAACCCCGGTGATACTGTCACTGATGTTGACAAACTCAAGATGCTCATTGATGCGAATGACAATCCAATTATGGATCAACATGCTGAAGAAAAGGTCACACTTCCCGCTAAGATCCGCTGCCCTGCAAAGACGCAGACTCAGGTGGAGATGATGAGGATGGCTTTCCTGCATTGCCAGTATCCAGACAGCAATGAGTACGAGCATTTGTCCTTGCTGATTGGCATCCCCCGTTATCTGTTGGTTCAGTGGTATGGTGACACGCGCTATCTCATCAAGAAGGGAAGGCCACGCTGGATGAGTGAGGAGCAGCACTGCCGGACGCTGGCCAACGTCAAGTACAGGCAGTACCAGAAGAAGTTGGAGAGGTTGCAGAAAGTCGAGAGCCCCTGA